Within Argopecten irradians isolate NY unplaced genomic scaffold, Ai_NY scaffold_0252, whole genome shotgun sequence, the genomic segment TACTACTCATAGGTTTTCCTTTGGCCGAGTACTACAATtcataacaaacattttaacatcaacattttactaatatttttattgaacaAGGCCATACTTATTTTCCATTGGGACATAGCACTAATGAATAGTGTCCCTTTACAATCTACCTTATGTACATGTCTTATACTGCTAACCTTATTCAGCATACTTTGACTTATGTTTATGCTTGCTTTTATGCTTATGTTTCTTGTGATGTTTTTTACGTCTCTTGCTGGAATCGCTATCACTGCTTTCTGACGCGGATAAAgatcttttcttttcctttCCCAATCTATGATCTCCATAACCATACCCTGAAAAGTCTCTATCTATAGAATTCTCGACAACTCTTTCCTTTCTTCGCTCATCAGATGGACTTGAAATATGATCTGAATTCCCTGACCAATGACTCCCCTGTTCTTTTGATTTGTCATATTTTCTTTCCTTCGGCCTATCTACACTTTTATCTCTGAATTGATCTCTTGAAGACgtggaatttttatttttctcctCAGATTGAACACCAGTCCGACTTGAATCTATTGACATATCTTCGGAGTCCTCCTTCTCTGTACCTCCCTGCTGTCCGAGATTCATGAAGGATGCAAACAAATCTGTCTGATTTTCTATAACATCTCTTATAACCTGTAAAAGATCACAAAACATATAGTAATAggatcttacatgggtctgccAAGTGGACCAGGAAAGTGTAAGATTATGGCTTCACCCCAAAAACATCAGAACCTTACAGAACATTTACATGGTAGTCTTTGATGCCTATTTGTTGCAAAGGGTAACCCGACTAAGTTTCAATCGAATATGATTAACTTGATTAAAAttttggtagaatgtcagacatctcaACCATTCTACCATTACAATGTACAAGTATTTTATGCTGTTCCACCCAACGACATTCCAACAATGGAGATACAGATAATGAACAAAGGAGAATCTGATGCTTGCCTCAGTATAGGATTTCTTTGTTGTGTAGACATTCTTGGCTCTGTAGGTCTGACGACGGCGCTTATAGTCCCTCTCAGATTTTATGTATTCTAAATAGTTAGCTGGTTTGTTTCCTGTTGCACTGTCCTTTCCTGTAAGCAAATAATCAAGTGTcagaaaaaaatcttcattCAGTGTCAAAAAGAGATTTTGAGGTCATCTGACCataagggtcaggatgaccatTGTAgtcttaaatatttaaacaacttcttttgaataactaagaggcctagtgacctgatattgggcctgtgacatgctgggatggagggctactaagtttgttcaaatgaatgaccttgactttcattcaaggtcacaggggtcaaatagtcttaaatcttcaaacgacttctcaagaaccgaaaggcccaggatactcatattggaaATGTAGCATGcttagatgaagggctactaagtttgttcaaatgaatgactttgaccttcattcacggtcacaggggtcaaaaaggctaaaatcattttaaaaaaacttcttctcatgaaccagaaggcccaggatactcctATCGGGCCTATAGCATGCTGAGATTAAGGGCTAcccagtttgttcaaatgaatgaccttgaccttcattcataTGAAGAGATCACAGGTGGATCTTTGTGCCCcctatagttttttttctgctttaccctcttttttgaaatattggaATACAAATAGGGAAACTTTACATGAAATCTGCATACAATTAAAAGGTAGTTGCATATGACACCCATCATCTTATTTGATCAGTCCCAACACTTGATcttatataacaaaattttgAGGCATCCCTCTGTTCTATTTGtaatctgacatcattctgttctatttataatctgacatcattctgttctatttataatctgacaacattctgttctatttataatctgacaacattctgttctatttataatctgacatcattctgttctatttataatctgacatcattctgttctatttataatcttgACATCATCCTGTTCTATTATATAATCACCTTTTTCTattttataatctgacatcatctatttataatctgacatcacTCAGTTTctattttaattctatttttaatctgacattctgttctatttataatctgacaacattctgttctatttataatctgacaacattctgttctatctatatataatctGACAACAATCTCTAACTGTTATCTGATACCTCGATCTATTATATAATCTGACATGGACAATCATCTGTTTTATAACCTGACCATCACTAGATCAAGACCTATcggttatataacctgacatcattctgatcaatacctatctgttatataacccttgacatcactgatcaatacctatctgttatataacctgacatcactgatcaatacctatcggtTATATTATCTGACctcactgatcaatacctatctgttatataacctgacggtcactgatcaatacctatcggttttataacctgacatcactgatcaatacctatctgttatatattcctgacatcactgatcataATAACTATCGGGTTATATAatctgacatcactgatcaatacctatatGTTATATAACTGCACCATCATGATCAATACCTAATCTGTTatataatctgacatcattgATCAGATACCTATcggttatataacctgacatcactaGATTAATACCTATCTGATTATATAACATGACACCACTGATCACTTATTTATCCGGTTATAttaacctgacatcactgatcaatacccTATCTGTTATATAAACCTGACATCAtctgatcaatacctatcgaTTATATAACTTGACATCACTAATCAATCCTAATTTCTTTATATAACCATCTGACATCACTGAACTCAATACCTATCGAGGTTATATAACCTGACCATCACTGATCTGATACCTATCTGTTATTAATGTAATCATGACAATTCTGATTATGTGTTATGATACCTGACATACTGATCTATACCTATCTGTTGtatatataacctgacatcactgatcaaatACCTATTCGGTTATATAatctgacatcactgatcattAATATCAGTTAAAATCTGGTTATATAATCTGACATGCTAACTGATCAATACTAttctgttatataacctgacattcACCTGATCCATATAATCTACCTTCGGTTTTATAACCTGACCTCACTGATCAATAACCTATCTGTTATATTTAATCCTGACCTCACTGATCAATACCttatctgttatataacctgacatcactgatcaatacctatctgttatattaacctgacatcactgatctaAATACCTATCGGTTTATATAATCTGACATCACTGAATCAAATACCTATCGGTtattatataacctgacatactgatcaatacctattcggttatataacctgacatcactgatcaatacctatctgttatttacctgacatcactgatcaatataCTATCCTGTTATATAATCctctgacatcactgatcaatacctatctgttatataacctgacatcactgacaTCAATACCTATTcggttatataacctgacatcactgatcaatacctatcggttatataacctgacatcactgatcaatacctatctgttatataacctgacaaCATTCACTAGCGATTATTAATCTACCACTGTTATCGGTTATATAAATCTGACAttcactgatcaatacctatcggtTATATAGTAATAACTCTGATCAATACCTATTCGGTTCTAATCTGACCTCACGGATTCAATACCTATcggttatataacctgacatcactgatcaatacctatcggttattataacctgacatcactgatcaattaCCTACTCTGTTTTATAACCTGACATtacactgatcaatacctatctgttatataatACTGACTTCACTGATCAATTACCTATCTGTAggttatataacaatgacatcGACTGTATCAATACCATCAATACATATCTGTTATActaacctgacatcactgatcaatactatctatctgttatataacTCTCTAATCACTGATTCAATACCTATCGCATCTGATCACTGATCATACCTATCGGtatatataacctgacatcactgatcaatacctatctg encodes:
- the LOC138312216 gene encoding U11/U12 small nuclear ribonucleoprotein 48 kDa protein-like — its product is FFLTLDYLLTGKDSATGNKPANYLEYIKSERDYKRRRQTYRAKNVYTTKKSYTEVIRDVIENQTDLFASFMNLGQQGGTEKEDSEDMSIDSSRTGVQSEEKNKNSTSSRDQFRDKSVDRPKERKYDKSKEQGSHWSGNSDHISSPSDERRKERVVENSIDRDFSGYGYGDHRLGKEKKRSLSASESSDSDSSKRRKKHHKKHKHKSKHKHKSKYAE